A portion of the Bacillus sp. es.034 genome contains these proteins:
- a CDS encoding glycoside hydrolase family 18 protein, protein MQIHVVQPNQSLFGIAQAYGSTVNDIVDANQLPNPNNLVIGQSLVIPIIGSFYFVQPGDSLWGISQKTGVPYQELARVNGISPNQPLQVGTRLYIPQKSKVKAEFNGYVEPYGKEVAPNLEQSAKEAAPYLTYLAPFSFQAKRDGTLKEPLLGNLIQTGKDNNNVMMMAITNQEEGTFSDELGRILLTDQNIQNKFLDNVVQTAKKYGFRDIHFDFEYLRPQDKEAYNQFLRKAKARFNQEGWLLSTALAPKTSADQKGKWYEAHDYKAHGEIVDFVVIMTYEWGYSGGPAMAVSPIGPVRDVLEYAVSEMPPSKILMGQNLYGYDWTLPFVQGSTAKAISPQQAIQIAADNNVKIDYDQKAQAPFFKYRDADTGKDHEVWFEDARSIQAKFDLMKELKLRGMSYWKLGLSFPQNWLLISDNFNVVKR, encoded by the coding sequence ATGCAAATACATGTTGTCCAGCCGAACCAATCTTTATTTGGCATCGCTCAAGCGTATGGGTCAACAGTTAATGATATAGTGGACGCCAATCAATTGCCGAACCCCAATAACTTAGTGATCGGCCAATCACTGGTCATCCCGATTATAGGAAGTTTTTATTTTGTTCAACCCGGGGATAGTCTTTGGGGCATCAGTCAAAAAACGGGCGTCCCTTACCAGGAACTTGCAAGGGTGAACGGGATTTCTCCTAATCAGCCTCTACAGGTGGGGACTCGTTTATACATCCCACAGAAGTCCAAGGTGAAAGCAGAGTTTAATGGGTATGTTGAGCCATACGGAAAGGAAGTGGCCCCGAACCTTGAACAAAGCGCCAAGGAAGCTGCCCCCTACCTCACGTATCTCGCTCCATTCAGTTTTCAGGCGAAGCGGGATGGGACTTTGAAGGAACCTCTCCTCGGAAACCTCATTCAAACGGGGAAAGACAATAATAATGTCATGATGATGGCCATCACCAACCAGGAGGAAGGGACATTCAGTGATGAACTGGGCAGAATTCTATTAACCGATCAGAACATCCAGAATAAGTTCCTGGATAACGTTGTCCAAACCGCCAAAAAATATGGATTCAGGGATATTCACTTCGACTTTGAGTACTTGCGCCCACAGGATAAAGAAGCCTACAACCAATTTCTACGAAAAGCGAAGGCACGCTTCAACCAGGAAGGATGGCTGCTCTCCACCGCCCTTGCCCCAAAGACCAGCGCGGATCAAAAAGGGAAATGGTATGAAGCCCATGATTACAAAGCCCATGGTGAAATTGTCGACTTCGTGGTCATCATGACGTATGAGTGGGGCTACAGTGGAGGTCCCGCCATGGCAGTCTCCCCTATCGGACCGGTGAGGGATGTTCTCGAGTATGCTGTTTCCGAGATGCCTCCATCCAAGATTCTCATGGGGCAGAATTTATATGGTTATGACTGGACACTTCCCTTCGTACAGGGAAGTACAGCCAAAGCCATCAGTCCTCAACAGGCAATCCAGATAGCCGCTGATAACAATGTCAAAATCGATTATGATCAAAAAGCGCAGGCACCCTTCTTCAAGTACCGTGATGCAGATACCGGAAAAGATCATGAAGTCTGGTTTGAAGATGCACGGAGCATCCAGGCCAAATTCGATCTTATGAAAGAATTGAAATTGAGGGGGATGAGTTATTGGAAGCTCGGTCTCTCTTTCCCTCAAAACTGGCTGTTAATATCCGACAATTTCAACGTTGTAAAAAGATAA
- a CDS encoding deoxynucleoside kinase: MGRIPFITVEGPIGIGKTSLAKAISDHFQFHLLKEIVDENPFLDKFYDDIEEWSFQTEMFFLCNRYKQLEDIEKHYLSQNKSVVADYHILKNIIFAKRTLKDEQQFKKYLNIYDILTSDMPRPNVVIYLNASLDTLLKRIEKRGRDFEKKISPLYLKQLSLDYEEYMNTFEETHPDIPVLRYNGDHVDFVQNKEDLDHILTQLETTLKKGVHYHESSH, encoded by the coding sequence ATGGGGCGCATTCCTTTCATTACCGTTGAAGGCCCGATTGGAATAGGAAAAACCTCTCTTGCAAAAGCGATTTCCGATCATTTTCAATTTCACCTGCTTAAAGAAATCGTAGATGAAAACCCATTCTTAGATAAGTTTTATGATGACATTGAAGAGTGGAGCTTTCAAACAGAGATGTTTTTCTTATGCAATCGATATAAACAATTAGAAGATATCGAGAAACACTACTTATCTCAGAACAAATCTGTCGTTGCAGATTATCATATTCTTAAAAACATTATCTTCGCAAAACGCACGTTGAAGGACGAACAACAATTCAAGAAATACCTCAACATCTATGACATCCTGACTTCAGATATGCCGAGACCCAATGTGGTCATTTACTTGAACGCAAGCTTAGATACGCTCTTGAAGCGGATCGAAAAAAGAGGACGTGATTTCGAAAAGAAAATCAGCCCTCTATACCTGAAGCAGCTATCACTCGATTATGAAGAATACATGAATACATTCGAAGAAACACACCCGGATATCCCTGTTCTTCGCTACAATGGCGATCACGTCGATTTCGTTCAAAACAAAGAAGATCTGGATCACATTCTTACTCAATTAGAAACTACACTGAAAAAAGGAGTTCACTATCATGAATCTTCGCACTAA
- a CDS encoding hydrolase has translation MMEAKQTYFVDISSGDILQDPNQNASPSFRIFATPTEVNELKMLFNDNYDDDMSTMRRAQVPFRQYHNSPEDNHYDQSMRDIYAKIYLLGDEEARSHITAIGVLENTSDHHVREDIENLK, from the coding sequence ATGATGGAAGCGAAACAAACTTATTTTGTTGATATCAGCAGCGGGGATATTCTGCAGGATCCGAATCAAAACGCCAGTCCGAGCTTTCGGATATTCGCAACCCCTACAGAGGTGAACGAGCTTAAAATGCTCTTTAACGATAATTATGATGATGACATGTCCACCATGAGACGCGCTCAGGTTCCATTCCGCCAGTATCATAATTCACCAGAAGATAATCATTATGATCAATCGATGAGGGATATTTATGCAAAGATCTACCTGCTGGGGGATGAAGAAGCACGCAGTCATATTACAGCGATCGGTGTACTCGAAAACACGTCCGATCACCATGTAAGAGAAGATATAGAGAACCTTAAGTAA
- a CDS encoding deoxynucleoside kinase, producing the protein MNLRTKYGIPNNAVITIAGTVGVGKSTMTNGLANALGFRTSFEKVDTNPYLDKFYQDFKSWSFHLQVYFLAERFKEQKKIFEYGGGFIQDRSIYEDTGIFARMHYEKGNMSEIDYETYTSLFDAMVMTPYFPHPDLLIYLEGSIDNVVDRIRERGRPMEQQTPVAYWEEMHERYENWINSFNACPVLRLDISEYDLVNDQNSIEPIVERIGYFIEQTRMLKS; encoded by the coding sequence ATGAATCTTCGCACTAAATACGGAATTCCGAACAACGCCGTGATCACCATTGCCGGAACGGTCGGTGTCGGGAAATCCACGATGACAAACGGATTGGCCAATGCTTTGGGCTTCCGGACGTCATTTGAAAAAGTGGATACGAATCCTTATCTCGATAAATTTTATCAGGACTTTAAAAGCTGGAGCTTCCACCTTCAAGTCTACTTCCTGGCAGAACGCTTTAAAGAACAGAAGAAAATCTTTGAATACGGCGGCGGCTTTATCCAAGACCGATCCATCTACGAAGACACAGGCATATTCGCCCGCATGCATTATGAAAAAGGAAATATGAGTGAAATCGACTATGAAACCTATACAAGCCTATTCGATGCCATGGTCATGACACCGTATTTTCCACACCCTGATCTATTGATTTACCTTGAAGGATCCATTGATAATGTCGTGGACCGCATCCGTGAGCGGGGTCGCCCGATGGAACAGCAAACGCCTGTTGCCTACTGGGAGGAAATGCACGAGCGCTACGAAAACTGGATCAATTCCTTTAACGCATGTCCTGTCCTCAGACTCGACATCAGCGAATACGACCTCGTCAACGACCAAAACTCTATCGAACCAATCGTCGAAAGAATCGGCTACTTCATAGAACAGACGAGAATGTTAAAAAGCTAA